The genomic window ctctctgtctctctcactgtgattttcctcactgtgtgtgtgtgatgtattccAGCTGCAGTGGACCTTTGCGTGTTGCCCCTGGAGGAGGGCAGCTGTGGGAGGTTTACTCTGCGCTGGTACTTTAACAGCCAGGTGCAGGCCTGTAGACCCTTCATCTACAGCGGCTGTGAGGGCAACGCCAACCGCTTCCTCCATCAGGAGACCTGTGAGGAGCGCTGCCTCCCGGaggacacaggtacacacacacacacacacacacactcaaacacacacacactcaaacacacacacataagcaagCACACATAGTAGCTTACTGTGCACACATacttatcaatcaatcaaatgtatttataaaacccagcctaaagccctaaagagcaagcaatgcagatgtagaagcatggtggctaggaaaagaaAGGCAGGAACCAATGAATAAACTTAGAGAAGATCCAAGCTCCGAGGGGGCACAAAACCGAACAGGAAGATCATGCCAGTGACTCAATCCACTCAAGTCAAGTATAGCGAAAAAAGCCTGGCAGGtcagaaggtcagcatcccggagtcacctcttcactgttgatgttgggactggtgttttgcgggtacaatttacagttgagaacttgtgaggcgtctgtttctcaaactagacagtctaatgtacttgtcttcttgctcagttgtgcaccggggcctcccactcctctttctattctggttagagccagattgcgcttttctgtgaagggagtagtacacagcgttgtacgaggtcttcagtttcttggcaatttctcgcatggaatagccttaatttctcagaacaaaaatagactgacgagtttcagaagaaagttctttgtttctggccattttgagcctgtaatcgaacccacaaatgctgatgctccagatactcaaccagtctaaagatggtcagttttattgcttctttaatcaaaacaacagttttcagctgtgctaacataattgcaaaagggttttctaatgatcaattaaccttttaaaatgataaacttggattagataacacaacgtgccattggaacacaggagtgatggttgctgataatgggcctctgtacgcctatgtagatattaccataaaaaatctgccatttccagctacaaaagtaatttacaacattaaccatgtctacactgtatttatgatcaatttgatgttattttaattgacaaaaaatgtgcttttctttaaaaaacaatgacatttctaagtgaccccaaactttggaacggtagtgtatatcatgctgaatacacacacattcatgctgcacatacacacatgtacacacaacaAAATGTATCCCCAAAACGGATTATTGTGTTTTGTTGCAGATGCTGTTCCTTTGAAAAGGGGGAGATGATGAAGGGCATGTCATGACTACCTCCTCTCCACCCTAAAGAATGGCAACAAATGGTTGTTTAATATTTAAAGCTATAAACATTGGCAAGGTTTTGAATATACAGTATTTACACCATTGATGGATCTTTTCTCATGGTTGatgattttattatttatttcaagtACATTTGTATTACGTTAACTCTGCAGCCAAACTTTTAAATCCCCCTCAGAATTACTTCTAGCGATTACAGCAGCACCGTATTACAGGAAGACAATGTTGTCCAAACATTGATGCAACCATACCACAGAATGCAGAATCTGTCTTTGGTGGATGTACAAGTAATGAGTTCCAAATCTGTCCACTAAATAGCTGTTCTGTATGTATAAAGAGGCACTCACAATACATGTTATTATATTTTGCCAATGTAATGTACATATAAATGTATATTTGTATTACCTGGGAAATAGTGTTTTGTGTGTCCTAATGATTCATGTTAAACTCTGCATGTTTTAACCTGACAGAGAAAGGGTgctattttaaaatatatttttatattgcaCATTTCATTTGTTGTTTTCAAAGAAAAATAAACGTTTGTATTTTCGCCAAGTTTGATGTTCAAATTTCAAAAAGCACACTCATTCATGATGGCTCGGAAACATTACTCATTGTTTTATGAAATATGTGAATAAACCAGAGAATGAATAATAGTATTTCTACAATGTTTTATTATATATAAAATCATTTTAGaggtgtatacagtgccttgcaaaagtttttttttttcctattttgttgcattacaacctgtaatttaaatagatttttatttggatttcatgtaatggacatacccaaaatagtccaaattggtgaagtgaaatgaaaaaaataacttgtttcaaaaaattataaaaaaataaaaactgaaaagtggtacgtgcatatgtattcccccctttgctatgaagtccataaataagatctggtgcaaccaattaccttcagaagtcacataattagattgcacacaggtggactttatttaactaagtgtcacatgatctcagtatatatacacctgttctgcaaggccagagtctgcaacaccactaagcaagcagcactatgaagaccaaggagctctccaaacaggtcggggacaaagttgtggagaagtacagatcagggttgggctataaaaaaatatctgaaactttgaacatccattattaaaaaattgaaagaaaatggcaccacaacaaacctgccaagagagggccacccaccaaaactcacggaccaggcaaggagggcattaatcagagaggcaacaaagagaccaaagataaccctgaaggagctgcaaagctacacagcggagattggagtatctgtccataggaccactttaagccgtacactccacagagctgggctttacagaagagtggccagaaaaaaataagcaaatatGTTTGGTGTTCCccaaaagacatgtgggagactccctaaACATATgcaagaaggtactctggtcagatgaaattGAAATGTTTGGTCattaaggaaaacgctatgtctggcgcaaacacaacacctctcatcaccctgagaacaccatccaacttgaaggagctggagcagtttttccttgaagaatgggcaaaaatcccagtggctagatgtgccaagcttatagagacatacccccccccaaaaaaaggtggctctacaaagtattgactttgggggggggggttgaatagttatgcatgctcaagtgtGGTTTTTTGTCTTatatcttgtttgtttcacaataaaatattttgcaacttcaaagtggtaggcatgttgtgtaaatcaaatgatacaaccccccaaaaaataaattttaattccaggttgtaaggcaacaaaatagaaaaaatgccaaaggtgtgaatacttttgcaagccactgtagtaGGGCCATGGGTGTTTACTGGTCAAGTCACATGGTTGAGGGTGATACTTTGATCTGTTTACACTTCCTTGCTTCACACGACTCCTCCTTCATATTGGTGAATGTTCTAATTCAGCTGTACAATTTTTTATTAATGAGAGGATGCTCTGCCTGTTGGGTATGACTCATCCACCCCCCtctttcatatatatatatatactgaacaaaaatataaatgcaacatgtcaactgctggccccatgtttcatgagctgaaataaatgatccccAGAAAGGctctatatgcacaaaaagcttatttcgctcaaattatgcacacaaatttgttaacatccatgttaatgagcatttctccattgtcaagataatccatccacctgacaggtgtggcatatcaagaagcttattaaacagcatggtcattacaaaggtgcaccttgtgctggagacaataaaaggccactctaaaatgttcagttttgtcacccaacacaatgccacagatgtctcaagttttgagggagcgtgcaattgacatgctgactgcaggaatgtccacctgagctgttgccagatattttaatttatctaccataagccgcttccaacatCGTTTTTGacaatttagcagtacgtccaaccagtctcacaactgcagaccacgtgtattgcGTTGTATgggagagcggtttgctgatgtcaacattgtgaacagagtgccccatggtggcgttgggttatggtatgggcaggcataagctacagacaacgaacacaattgcattttgtcgATGGCAatatgaatgcacagagataccatgacaagatcctgtggccaattgttgtgccattcatccgccgccatcacctcatgtttcagcatgttaatgcacggccccatgtcacaagtaTCTGTACaaattcctggaaactgaaaatgtcacagttcttccatggcctgcatactcacctgacatgtcaccaattgagcatgtttgagaagctctggatcgacgtgtacaacagcgtgtttcagttcccgttcatatccagcaacttcacacagctattgaataggagtgggacaacattccacaggccactattaacagcctgatcaactctatccgaaggagatgtgtcatagcagcatgaggcaaatggtggtcacatcagatactgactggttttctgatccacatccCTACTTTGTGAAATTCATCGATtcgggcctaattaatttatttaaattgattgatttccttttatgaactgtatctcagtaaaatctttgaaattgttgcgttttatatttttgttcagtatgtatgcatgcatgtatgtgtatatatatatatatatatatactgtaataccagtcaaatgtttggacacacctactcattccagggtttttctttatttttactattttcaacattgtagaataattgtgaagacatcaaaactacgaagaaaacacatggaattatgtagtaaccaaaaaagtgttaaacaaatcaaaatatattttatatttgagattcttcaaagttgccaccctttgccttgatgacagctttgcacactcttggcattctctcaaccagcttcatttggtagtcacctgaaatgcatttcaattaacgggtgtgccttgttaaaagttaatttgtggaatttctttccttaatgcgtttgagacaatcaggtGGGTtttgacaagataggggtggtatacagaagatatccctattttgtaaaagaccaagtccatattatggcaagaatagctcaaataggcctatcttctgtataccatccctaccttgtcacaacacaactgattggctcaaatttaTTAAGAAGTTAAgtcatttcacaaattaacttttaacaatgcacacctgttacttgaaatgcattccaggtgactacatcatgaagctggttgagataatgcaaagagtgtgcaaagctatcatcaaggcaaagggtggctactttgaagaatcacaaatataaaatatattttgatttgtttaacacttttttggttactacatgattccatgtgtgttatttcatagttttgatgtcttcactatttttctacaatgtagaaaatagtaaaaataaagaaatacccttgaatgagtgtgtccaaacttttgactggtactgtgtgtgtgtgtgtgtgtgtgtgtgtgtgtgtgtgtgtgtgtgtgtgtgtgtgtgtgtgtgtgtgtgtgtgtatatatatatatatatatatatatatatatatatatatatatatatatatacacaccattacATGGTTATTACAGGTGTGATCATGTTTATGAAagttgtgtttgtgtgggtgaggAGGGTTGGTTGAGTCCCAGAATAGGAGGTTTAAGACCTGGATGTGGCTCTCAATCTACTCAGTCCCTCTGTCTATTACTGTCAGTCaggatctgtgtgtgtgatgtgtgtgtttggtaGAGTAATATTTTTTCCCCTCCTTATATCTGATCAAGACCATCTGTCATTGAGTCATACAGCTTTTACCAATCAGTGGTACATAAAGCAACATGTCACTGTGCATGATCAAAACCGTAGCTCTAGAGAGGGACACGAGGGGAGGGGGAGTTATCCTTCCCATGAGCCTCTGCCTGGGAGACTTCTTTCCTGCTTTCCTCTTTGGTACTGTACCTACTGACAGACGAGTGGGGGGCTGGGGGCTGTGGTACCTCTGAGAGGGGGGCTGTGATACTTCTGAGAGGGGGGCTGTGATACTTCTGAGAGGGGGGCTGTGATACCTCAGAGGGGGGCTGTGGTACCTCTGAGAGGGGAGGCTGTGGTACATCTGAGAGGGGGGCTGTGGTACCTCTGAGAGAGGGGGGCTGTGGTACCTCTGAGAGAGGGGGCTGTAGTACCTCTGAGAGAGGGGGGCTGTGGTacctcagagagaggagaggggtgctgtggtacctctgagaggggagggggggctgtGATACCTCTGAAAGAGGGGGGCTGGGGGCTGTGGTACCTCTGAGAGGGGGGCTGTGGTACctctgagaggggagagggggggctgTGGTACCtttgagaggggagagggggggctgTGGTACCTCAGAGGGGGGCTGTGATACCTCAGGCTGTGATACCTCAGAAGGGGGCTGTGATACCTCTGAGAGGGGGGCTGTGGTACATCTGAGAGAGGGGGCTGTAGTACCTCTGAGAGAGGGGGGCTGTGGTacctcagagagaggagaggggtgctATGGTACctctgagaggggagaggggggctgTGATACCTCTGAGAGAGGGGGGCTGGGGGCTGTGGTACCTCTGAAAGAGGGGGGCTGGGGGCTGTGGTACCTCAGAGGGGGGCTGTGGTACCTCTGAGAGAGGAGCGGGTACTGTGGTACCTCTGAGAGGTGAGAGGGGGGCTGTGGTACCTCTGAGAGGTGAGAGGGGGGCTGTGGTACCtctgagaggggaggggggctgTGATACCTCTGAAAGAGGGGGGCTGGGGGCTGTGGTACCTCTGAGAGGGGGGCTGTGGTACctctgagaggggagagggggggctgTGGTACCtttgagaggggagagggggggctgtggtacctctgaaagaggggagagggggggctgtggtacctctgagaggggggctgtggtacctctgagagaggagaggggggctgtGATACCTCAGAGGGGGGCTGTGATACCTCAGGCTGTGATACCTCAGAGGGGGGCTGTGATACCTCTGAGAGGGGGGCTGTGGTACATCTGAGAGAGGGGGCTGTAGTACCTCTGAGAGAGGGGGGCTGTGGTacctcagagagaggagaggggtgctATGGTACctctgagaggggagaggggggctgTGATACCTCTGAGAGAGGGGGGCTGGGGGCTGTGGTACCTCTGAAAGAGGGGGGCTGTGGTACCTCTGAGAGAGGAGCGGGCACTGTGGCACCTCTGAGAGGTGAGAGGGGGGCTGTGGTacctctgagagaggagaggggggctgtggtacctctgagaggggagaggggggctgTGGTACCTCAGAAAGGAGCTGTGGTAcgtatgagagaggagaggggggctgtGATACctctgagaggggagaggggggctgtggtacctctgagaggggagaggggggctgtggtacctctgagagaggagaggggtactgTGGTACCTCTGAGAAGGGGGCTGTGGTacctctgagagaggagaggggggctgtGGTACCTCAGAGAGGAGCTGTGGTAcgtatgagagaggagaggggtactgTGGTACCTCTGAGAGAGGGGGGCTGGGGGCTGAGGTACCTCTGAGAGGGGGGTTGTGGTACCTCTGAGAGAGGAGCGGGCACTGTGGTACctctgagaggggagaggggggctgTGGTACCTCTGAGAGGAGCTGTGGTAcgtatgagagaggagagggggctgtggtacctctgagaggggagaggggggctgTGGTACCTCTGAGAGAGGGGGGCTGGGGGCTGTGGTACCTCAGAGGGGGGCTGTGATACctctgagaggggagagggggggctgTGATACCTctgaaagaggggagagggggggctgTGGGACCTCTGAGAGGGGGGCTGTGGTacctctgagagaggagaggggggctgtGATACCTCAGAGGGGGGCTGTGATACCTCAGAGGGGGGCTGTGATACCTCAGAGGGGGGCTGTGGTACATCTGAGAGAGGGGGCTGTAGTACCTCTGAGAGAGGGGGGCTGTGGTacctcagagagaggagaggggtgctATGGTACctctgagaggggagaggggggctgTGATACCTCTGAGAGAGGGGGGCTGGGGGCTGTGGTACCTCTGAAAGAGGGGGGCTGGAGGCTGTGGTACCTCAGAGGGGGGCTGTGGTACCTCTGAGAGAGGAGCGGGCACTGTGGTCCCTCTGAGAGGTGAGAGGGGGGCTGTGGTACCTCAGAGAGGAGCTGTGGTAcgtatgagagaggagaggggggctgtGATACctctgagaggggagagggggggctgTGATACCTCTGAGAGGGAGGGGGCTGTGGTACctctgagaggggagaggggggctgtggtacctctgagagaggagaggggtactgTGGTACCTCTGAGAAGGGGGCTGTGGTacctctgagagaggagaggggggctgtGGTACCTCAGAGAGGAGCTGTGGTAcgtatgagagaggagaggggggctgtggtacctctgaaagaggggggctgggggctgtggtacctctgagagaggagaggggtactgTGGTACCTCTGAGAGAGGGGAGCTGGGGGCTGTGGTACCTCTGAGAGGGGGGCAGTGGTACctctgagaggggagaggggggctgTGGTACCTCTGAGAGGAGCTGTGGTAcgtatgagagaggagaggggggctgtggtacctctgagaggggagagggggctgtggtacctctgagaggggagaggggggctgtggtacctctgagagaggagaggggggctgtGGTACCTCAGAGAGGAGCTGTGGTAcgtatgagagaggagagggggaatgtggtacctctgagaggggagaggggggctgTGGTACCTCTGAGAGAGGGGGGCTGGGGGCTGTGGTACCTCAGAGGGGGGCTGTGATACctctgagaggggagagggggggctgtggtacctctgagaggggggctgtggtacctctgagagaggagaggggggctgtGATACCTCAGAGGGGGCTGTGATACCTCAGAGGGGGGCTGTGATACCTCAGAGGGGGCTGTGATACCTCAGAGGGGGGCTGTGGTACCTCTGAGAGGGGGGCTGTGGTACATCTGAGAGAGGGGGCTGTAGTACCtctgagagaggggggatgtggtacctcagagagaggagaggggtgctATGGTACctctgagaggggagaggggggctgTGATACCTCTGAGAGAGGGGGGCTGGAGGCTGTGGTACCTCAGAGGGGGGCTGTGGTACCTCTGAGAGAGGAGCGGGCACTGTGGTACCTCTGAGAGGTGAGAGGGGGGCTGTGGTACCTCAGAGGGGGGCTGTGGTACCTCTGAGAGAGGAGCGGGCACTGTGGTACCTCTGAGAGGTGAGAGGGGGGCTGTGGTACCTCAGAGAGGAGCTGTGGTAcgtatgagagaggagaggggggctgtGATACctctgagaggggagagggggggctgTGATACCtctgagaggggagggggggggctgtgGTACCTCTGAGAGGCGAGCGGGGGGCTGTGGTacctctgagagaggagaggggtactgTGGTACCTCTGAGAAGGGGGCTGTGGTacctctgagagaggagaggggggctgtGGAACCTCAGAGAGGAGCTGTGGTAcgtatgagagaggagaggggggctgtGGTACCTCTGAAAGAGGGTGGCTGGGGGCTGTGGTActactgagagaggagaggggtactgTGGTACCTCTGAGAGAGGGGAGCTGGGGGCTGTGGTACCTCTGAGAGGGGGCTGTGGTACCTCTGAGAGAGGAGCGGGCACTGTGGTACCTCTGAGAGGAGCTGTGGTAcgtatgagagaggagaggggggctgtggtacctctaagaggggggctgtggtacctctgagaggggagaggggggatgtgGTACCTCTGAGAGGAGCTGTGGTAcgtatgagagaggagaggggggctgtggtacctctgagaggggagagggggctgtggtacctctgagaggggagaggggtctgtggtacctctgagaggggagagggggctgTGGTACCTCTGAGAGAGGGGGGCTGGGGGCTGTGGTACCTCAGAGGGGGGCTGTGATACCTCTGAGAAGGGGGCTGTGGTacctctgagagaggagagggcactgtggtacctctgagagaggagaggggggctgtggtacctctgagagaggagagggggggctgtggtacctctgagagaggagaggggggctgtggtacctctgagagaggagagggggctgtggtacctctgagaggggagaggggggctgTGGTTCCTCTGAGAGGAGCTGTGGTatgtatgagagaggagaggggggctgtggtacctctgagaggggagaggggggctgTGGTACCTCTGAGAGAGGGGGGCTGGGGGCTGTGGTACCTCAGAGGGGGGCTGTGATACctctgagaggggagaggggggctgTGGTACCTCTGAGAGTGGAGAGGGGGCTGTGGTacctctgagagaggagagggcactgtggtacctctgagagaggagagggcactgtggtacctctgagaggggagaggggggctgTGGTACCTCTGAGTTTGATCACATTTCTGATTTAATCCCCTGTAACTTAATTGAGATTCAGACACCCTAGGTGGTTCATgccagacacctgtgtgtgtgtgtgtgtgtgtgtgtgtgtgtgtgtgtgtgtgtgtgtgtgtgtgtgtgtgtgtgtgtgtgtgtgtgtgtgtgtgtgtgtgtgtgtgtgtgtgtgtgttggagcacGTTTGTACTCTGTGTTTTTCCCATTTTCCATGAATGTTAGTAATTATGTTGCATGTGGTTTGCCCTTCATGGGCCAAGGATTGTTTGTGCACATGTACAATGTTTGCATTGTAATTACATTATTTAAATTGAGTGCCACTCTAACCTGCTTACCACTCTAACCTGCTGATCCTTGTTTATGGCATACACATATAAGATGATATACCTAAAGCTTTTCGTGGGTGATTGTGGTGAGTGATCCCTTCAAGGTCACTTCAATACCCCAGTGAATCTTGAATCACAGTCCTGTGTATCAGTGCAGAGGGGGctccgtctgtctctgtgtgagtaGTGCACCCTAACTgtttttatttgacatttttcctcatttagcagacgttcttatccagagcgactcacagtTTATGCATTCATCTTAATCCAAGGTGAAAAAAAACatcagtcatagcaagtaaatttttcctcaataaagtagttatcaTCCATCTATCTAACACCTTTCAGTTAGCAGGATGCAGAGGCACGTTCTGAAGTCCTCGAGTGACCTTGTCTGCAGAGTATGTGGTTGGCAGTGCTAGAGTAGTAGGAATAAGCTAAGAGGATGGACGGCGCATGCCAAGAAGtcaccctttctccctctctcattctctcctcccctcactccctctctctttccctatcaCACTGTCTCCTGCCATATTCCCTATCCAAGTACTCCGAGGGCTGTtgtcatggaaataaaaatgTACTGCCATGTATGTTTTGCTTCCATTGCCGTTTACCTTCCTCAGTCCAATGATATATGTAACTTTGACACTATTGTGCAATCCTCAGGTAACAATAGTATATCTTATCTTAAGCACCATACAGTTCATCTGTGTGGTGATGACCAaccatgcactgtgtgtgtgtttgcgtgtgtgtttgcgtgtgtgtttgcgtgtgtgtgtttgcgtgtgtgtgtgtgtgtgtgtgtgtgtctgtcccccCTTCTCTGTGTCCAATTTTACCCATCAGCTTCATTCAGGCTTTGACCTCAGGTCTTATCTATCATCCAAGGAGCGTGTTAGTGAGGGCATTCAAAGTTCCCTGTCCTGTAAGACTTTAAATCAGAGTAGTGCCACTGTAAGCATATATTTGGCCTATTGATCCGAACCTTGGTTGCGCCCTGCAGGACTTTTGGCTGCTCCCTCTTTTGCCAGTAAGCAGTTTTACTGGAAACGAATTAGAATTACAAATTGATATTATACATATTATCTGCCTCTTTATACATTCCCTGTCTACCTCTCCCAATAACTATTAGCGGAAGGGCTATAATGCATggcagatatacagtaccagtcaaagtttggacacacctactcattccaggtttttttttttatttttactattttctacgctgtagaataatagtgaagacatcaaaactatgaaataacacaaggaatcatgtagtaaccaaataaaagtgttaaacaaatcaaaatatatttgatatatttgacattattcaaagtagccaccctttgccttgatgacagctttgcacactcttggcattctctcaaccagcttcatgaggtagtcacctggaatgcatttcaataaacaggtctgccttaaagttaatttgtggaatttctttccttcttaatttgtttgagacaatcagttgtgttgtgacaaggtaggggtggtatacagaagatagccatatttggtaaaagaccaagtccatattatggcaagaacagctcaaataagcaaagagaaatgacagtccatcattactttaaaacataaaggtcagtcaatctggaacatttcaagtactttaaaagtttcttcaagtgcagtcgcaaaaaccatcaagcgctatgatgaaactggctctcatgaggaccgccacaggaaaggaagacccagagttacctctgctgcagaggataaattcattatagttgccagcctcagaaattgcagcccaaacaaatgcttcacagagttcaagtaacagacacatctcaacatcaactgttcagaggagactaccataatcaggccttcatggtcgaattgctgcaaagaaaccactactgaaggacaccaataataagaagagactttcttggggcaagaaacatgaacaatggacattagattggtggaaatctgtccttttgtctgatgagtacaacttggagatttttggttccgaccgacgtgtctttatgagacgcagatTTGGtgaatgaatggatgatctctgcatgtgtggttcccatcgtgaagcaggaggaggaggtgctttgctgctgatactgtctgtgatttatatagaattcaaggcacacttaaccagcatggctaccacagcattctgcagcgatatgccatcccatctggtttgtgcttagtggga from Salmo trutta chromosome 16, fSalTru1.1, whole genome shotgun sequence includes these protein-coding regions:
- the LOC115149804 gene encoding extensin-3-like; the encoded protein is MSQPKLVASGVAVGPSAILQWAVVSHKVIMTDPSLRGPVSKPIAPPWDLALVLEALCAAPFEPLESVDLKILSYKSSVLMALASTKHVGDLHALPEVPQPPLHSQRYHSPPLPSQRYHSPPLRYHSPQPPSLRGTTAPLSPLREVPQPPSQRYHSPPLRYHSPQPPSLRGTTAPSPLSERYHSARSSLRGTTAPSQRYHSPQLPSLREVPQPPSQRYHSTPLLSQRYHSPPLASQRYHSPPPPLSEVSQPPLSPLREVPQPPSEVPQPPSHLSEVPQCPLLSQRYHSPPLRYHSLQPPSLRGITAPLSPLREVSQPPSEVPQPPAPLSQRYHSPPLPSQSSSQRYHSPPLPSQRYHCPPLRGTTAPSSPLSEVPQYPSPLSELLSEVPQPPSHLSEGPQCPLLSQRYHSPPLRYHSLQPPSFRGTTAPSPPLSEVSQPPSPLSERYHSPPLRGPTAPPLPSFRGITAPPLPSQRYHSPPLRYHSPQPPSLREVPQCPLLSQRYHNPPLRGTSAPSPPLSERYHSPPLTSQRCHSARSSLRGTTAPLFQRYHSPQPPSLRGITAPLSPLREVPQPPSQRYHSPQPPSFRGITAPLPSQRYHSPPLTSQRYHSPPLTSQRYHSPPSPLSEVPQPPSQRYHSPQPPSFRGITAPPPLSERYYSPLSQRYHSPPLSEVPQPPSQMYHSLPSQRYHSPPLRYHSPPLRSITAPLSEVSQPPSQRYHSPQPPTRLSSYGFDHAQ